One region of Carbonactinospora thermoautotrophica genomic DNA includes:
- a CDS encoding DUF6980 family protein, with protein sequence MTASEGHDQCCDQMAYAVADEDLYLLYIPKSREWGIRYRDGISYSQIEYCPWCGAKLPKDLWDEWYARVEQLGIDPIEDHDKIPEAFRGDRWWKEAGL encoded by the coding sequence ATGACTGCTAGCGAGGGTCACGACCAGTGCTGCGACCAGATGGCTTACGCCGTCGCGGACGAGGACCTGTATCTCCTCTACATCCCGAAGTCCCGCGAATGGGGCATCAGGTATCGGGACGGGATCTCGTACAGTCAGATCGAGTACTGCCCCTGGTGTGGTGCGAAGCTCCCGAAAGACTTGTGGGACGAGTGGTACGCCCGCGTCGAACAGCTCGGGATCGACCCCATTGAGGACCATGACAAGATCCCTGAAGCGTTTCGCGGCGACCGTTGGTGGAAGGAAGCCGGGCTGTAG
- a CDS encoding colicin E3/pyocin S6 family cytotoxin: MVRLPALALASVLVVVAAQPQGCEGSGGVGSRGCVTKHEVRRAAVVRDYEPPAEARPRPKPKPKKERVKPDCTKANARFWKSLRPYRGKCRTDGRRVYYWDHTHNDLEVYDKRTKKHLGSAHPDTGDIIKGPDRTRRFNDNDC; this comes from the coding sequence ATGGTGCGGTTACCCGCGTTAGCGCTGGCCAGCGTGCTCGTGGTGGTCGCGGCGCAACCGCAAGGATGTGAGGGGTCAGGCGGTGTAGGCAGCCGGGGGTGCGTCACCAAGCACGAGGTCCGGCGAGCGGCGGTAGTCCGCGACTACGAGCCACCGGCCGAGGCGAGGCCGAGGCCGAAGCCCAAGCCGAAGAAGGAGCGGGTCAAGCCCGACTGCACGAAGGCCAACGCCCGGTTCTGGAAGAGCCTGCGGCCGTACCGTGGCAAGTGCCGGACGGACGGCCGGCGCGTCTACTACTGGGATCACACGCACAACGACCTGGAGGTCTATGACAAGAGGACGAAGAAGCACCTGGGCAGCGCGCACCCGGACACCGGCGACATCATCAAGGGGCCGGATAGGACCCGGAGGTTCAATGACAATGACTGCTAG
- a CDS encoding response regulator transcription factor — MTATTTGQQPRTASPELSPLHTWLLHAAARGETIDAIARHTGLSRRSRHFTRIYRTLGARNRAHAVALAYRHGHLDPTDHEPNTPPPHPDHTSRTARTRRLPTRTTR, encoded by the coding sequence ATGACCGCGACAACCACAGGCCAACAACCCCGCACAGCCTCGCCCGAGCTGAGCCCGCTGCACACCTGGCTGCTCCACGCCGCCGCCCGCGGCGAAACCATCGACGCCATCGCCCGACACACCGGGCTGAGCCGCCGTTCCCGGCACTTCACCCGCATCTACCGCACCCTCGGCGCCCGCAACCGCGCCCACGCCGTCGCCCTCGCCTACCGGCACGGCCACCTCGACCCCACCGACCACGAACCGAACACCCCACCACCCCACCCCGACCACACAAGCCGCACCGCAAGGACACGCAGGCTCCCCACCCGTACGACCCGATGA